In Acidobacteriota bacterium, one DNA window encodes the following:
- a CDS encoding TlpA family protein disulfide reductase produces the protein MTVKAFTDRQVAESLVALDTMLAGETDPAKWAPHAETVLWQFARYVQTRRLSASQEQRVLRKLDALAAARPGHARLVAGPRFMISSLTVGKTAPDIAGKDLDGVEFRLSDYRGRIVALVFSAEWCGICRSLFPYERLMLELYRQWPFALLGVETGSTAAAARQAKASESLNYRSWWDAPGPDGRGPIASTWNVGGYPAVYVIDGSGVIRFVDLRYEDLLKGVRQLLYEPTVVAKKQ, from the coding sequence ATGACCGTCAAAGCCTTCACCGACCGGCAAGTGGCCGAGAGCCTCGTCGCGCTCGACACCATGCTGGCCGGCGAAACCGATCCGGCGAAGTGGGCGCCGCATGCCGAAACCGTGCTGTGGCAGTTCGCGCGATACGTCCAGACTAGACGTCTCAGCGCCTCTCAGGAGCAGCGGGTGCTGCGCAAGCTCGACGCGCTGGCCGCGGCGCGCCCCGGGCATGCGAGGCTCGTTGCCGGTCCGCGGTTCATGATCAGCTCGCTCACGGTCGGCAAGACCGCGCCCGACATCGCCGGCAAAGATCTCGACGGCGTGGAGTTCAGGCTCAGCGACTACCGCGGCCGGATCGTCGCGCTCGTCTTCTCCGCCGAGTGGTGCGGGATCTGTCGCAGTCTTTTCCCGTACGAGCGCCTCATGCTCGAGCTCTACAGGCAGTGGCCGTTCGCGCTGCTCGGCGTGGAGACGGGGTCCACGGCGGCCGCAGCGAGGCAAGCCAAGGCATCGGAGTCGCTGAACTATCGATCGTGGTGGGACGCGCCGGGGCCCGACGGCCGCGGGCCGATCGCCTCGACCTGGAATGTGGGCGGCTATCCAGCCGTCTACGTTATCGACGGCAGCGGTGTGATCCGCTTCGTCGATCTCCGCTACGAGGATCTTCTCAAGGGCGTCCGCCAACTGCTCTACGAACCGACCGTCGTCGCGAAGAAGCAGTAG
- a CDS encoding PEGA domain-containing protein, translating to MSRSSLFGLQPTRVPGGHAEVASWYTPGWSDAFGDRLLMFDNTTAGDLELLRFRSGFDAPAFETALRDRVEVLRSLHHEHLAGARSVRRLGDDDGLALVSTHVMGRRLSEMLTEARGAGFAADLLGQLAPALADLHAHGPGLAHGTLSAGRVLVTPAGRLVIAECALGGGLSALQFPAERLRTEFGLAVGDDGRLDQRLDLMQLGLLGLSLLVGRPVAANTPAAELAALLDEQSAMPWGPAYPHLRSWLDRALRLATPFETAAEAAEVVHSWPSGELAGGSRQKRVRAADIKPLTLMSADAPRPTVVPINPDANTQPDDAEPPPASPDPDEFDFGSVVPDRRDRDAQAFPPEQVVATAPVAPTSPAPIRTAAPATIPAAPPVAPRARRQPLLAAVAVVEALVIVALSALLVRAWRTPAPPQTAETHVTPVVQTPAPQTTPVPASPAASAAVTGPAAAATTGRLEITSDPSGARVAIDGSPRGTTPLTLTLPPGEHGIVLTSGPTVTRRTVNVASGSTSTLMVSLGALGSAGGWVAFDTPLDLQVSEGGSLLGTTKASRLMLPAGTHRLELSSPQLGIQDTLTVDVEAGKTVSARVPVPNGSLSLNALPWANVWLDNQPLGTTPVANVAVPVGQHDVIWRHPQLGERRQAVVVHARTPVRVVVDLTK from the coding sequence ATGAGTCGCTCGTCCCTGTTCGGTCTCCAGCCCACCCGGGTGCCCGGCGGCCATGCAGAGGTCGCCAGTTGGTACACGCCCGGATGGTCGGACGCGTTCGGCGACCGGCTCCTCATGTTCGACAACACGACGGCCGGCGACCTGGAGCTGTTGCGATTCCGCAGCGGCTTCGATGCGCCCGCCTTCGAAACGGCCCTGCGCGACCGCGTCGAGGTGCTGCGGTCGCTGCATCACGAGCATCTTGCCGGCGCGCGGTCGGTGAGGCGGCTCGGCGACGACGACGGTCTGGCCCTCGTGTCGACGCACGTGATGGGCCGGCGGCTGTCGGAGATGCTCACCGAAGCCAGAGGTGCCGGCTTCGCGGCCGACTTGCTGGGCCAGCTCGCGCCGGCTCTCGCGGACCTGCACGCGCACGGGCCCGGGCTGGCGCATGGCACGCTCAGCGCCGGCCGTGTGCTCGTCACGCCGGCCGGACGGCTGGTGATCGCCGAGTGCGCGCTCGGCGGCGGTCTGTCGGCGCTCCAGTTCCCTGCCGAGCGTCTGCGCACGGAGTTCGGGCTGGCGGTCGGTGACGACGGCCGGCTGGATCAGCGGCTCGATCTCATGCAGCTCGGGTTGCTCGGATTGAGCCTGCTCGTCGGGCGGCCGGTCGCTGCAAACACGCCGGCCGCCGAGCTCGCCGCGCTGCTCGACGAGCAGTCGGCAATGCCGTGGGGCCCAGCCTATCCGCACCTGCGCTCCTGGCTCGACCGGGCGCTCCGGCTCGCCACCCCCTTCGAGACCGCCGCCGAAGCGGCCGAAGTCGTTCACTCCTGGCCCAGCGGCGAGCTGGCGGGCGGCTCTCGCCAGAAGCGCGTTCGGGCCGCTGACATCAAACCCCTCACGCTCATGTCTGCAGACGCGCCTCGTCCCACTGTCGTTCCGATCAACCCCGACGCGAACACCCAGCCGGACGATGCCGAGCCGCCGCCAGCGTCTCCGGATCCAGACGAGTTCGACTTCGGGAGCGTCGTCCCGGACCGCCGCGATCGCGATGCGCAGGCGTTCCCGCCAGAGCAGGTGGTCGCGACCGCGCCCGTCGCGCCTACGAGCCCGGCGCCGATCCGCACCGCGGCACCAGCGACGATCCCGGCCGCGCCGCCGGTGGCGCCTCGCGCGCGCCGGCAGCCGTTGCTCGCCGCCGTCGCCGTCGTCGAAGCGCTCGTGATCGTGGCGTTGAGCGCGCTGCTCGTGCGCGCCTGGCGGACACCGGCACCGCCGCAGACCGCCGAGACGCACGTGACGCCGGTCGTCCAGACGCCGGCGCCGCAGACGACGCCCGTCCCTGCGTCGCCCGCAGCATCCGCCGCGGTGACCGGCCCGGCCGCTGCGGCAACGACGGGGCGGCTCGAGATCACGTCCGACCCGTCGGGAGCACGCGTCGCGATCGATGGCAGCCCTCGGGGCACCACGCCGTTGACCCTGACGCTGCCGCCCGGCGAACACGGCATCGTCCTCACGTCAGGTCCCACGGTCACGCGACGCACCGTCAACGTGGCGTCAGGCTCGACGTCTACGTTGATGGTCTCGCTCGGCGCGCTCGGGTCGGCTGGCGGATGGGTGGCGTTCGACACGCCGCTGGATCTGCAGGTCTCGGAGGGAGGCAGCCTCCTCGGCACGACCAAGGCGAGCCGCCTGATGCTGCCGGCCGGCACGCACCGGCTCGAGCTCAGCAGCCCGCAGCTCGGCATCCAGGACACGCTGACCGTGGACGTCGAGGCCGGCAAGACGGTGTCGGCGCGCGTCCCGGTGCCGAACGGATCGCTGTCGTTGAACGCGCTGCCCTGGGCGAACGTCTGGCTCGACAATCAGCCGCTCGGCACGACGCCAGTGGCGAACGTGGCGGTGCCGGTCGGCCAGCACGACGTCATCTGGCGACATCCGCAGCTCGGCGAACGTCGCCAGGCCGTCGTCGTGCACGCGAGAACTCCCGTGAGAGTCGTGGTGGATCTCACGAAATGA
- a CDS encoding PQQ-binding-like beta-propeller repeat protein: MSVGVLAALLTLAPPVRLAGQRAGQAPPGRDFPLVGGDLGNRRFSTLTGITPENVRRLGGAWRLHLEGGSAAAAMQAAPVVADGVMYVASGSGDVVAVDAATGAVRWRYESTFGAQTNRGVAIGDGKVFTGQAGSRLVALDQRTGTVAWTTTLAERGPTPAPPVYFDGLVYMGIAGGESGVRGQFGAYDAATGREVWKFYTLPGPGAFGHETWEGDSWKYGGGPVWTHPALDPDLGLIYIAVGNAGPDNDGTKRGGDNLFTVSIVALDVRTGAYKWHFQEVHHDIWDYDNPTPPVLADVRDQGGPRKILVHTGKTGMLYILDRATGKPLVGIEERDVPQEPRMKTARTQPFPVGDPVTPLCPEPGSVPAGYASACIFGAYWDQPVVMAPGTLGGANWAPMSFSPLTGLVYVAGSILPSAHGLRRQDFNEQAQRLENVGEGIGFFRPGGVPRAGTLSAIDPTTNRIVWQKRTTYPISNGSGLLSTATGLLFHGEPDGRMGAYDIRTGDVLWQFQTGAGADAPAVTYEVDGEQYVAIVAGGNSFMSSPRGDSLWAFKLGGTVPEDAAPPAPPVVTPERGRGAGGRGSAAVPPARGQ, translated from the coding sequence ATGAGCGTCGGCGTCCTGGCGGCGCTCTTGACGCTCGCACCGCCGGTGCGGCTGGCCGGTCAGCGCGCGGGGCAGGCGCCGCCGGGACGCGACTTCCCGCTCGTCGGCGGCGACCTCGGCAACCGCCGCTTCTCGACGCTGACCGGCATCACGCCCGAAAACGTTCGTCGCCTCGGCGGAGCGTGGCGGCTGCACCTCGAAGGCGGCAGCGCCGCGGCCGCCATGCAGGCGGCACCGGTCGTCGCCGATGGCGTGATGTACGTCGCGTCGGGAAGCGGCGATGTGGTCGCGGTCGACGCCGCGACCGGCGCCGTACGGTGGAGATACGAGTCGACGTTCGGCGCACAGACCAACCGCGGCGTGGCGATCGGCGACGGCAAGGTGTTCACCGGTCAAGCCGGCAGCCGGCTCGTCGCGCTCGATCAGCGCACCGGCACCGTCGCCTGGACGACGACGCTGGCGGAGCGCGGACCGACGCCCGCGCCGCCCGTCTACTTCGACGGCCTCGTCTACATGGGCATCGCCGGCGGCGAAAGCGGCGTGCGCGGGCAGTTCGGTGCGTACGATGCGGCGACCGGCCGAGAGGTCTGGAAGTTCTACACGCTGCCCGGCCCCGGCGCGTTCGGACACGAAACCTGGGAGGGCGACTCCTGGAAGTACGGCGGCGGGCCGGTGTGGACGCATCCGGCGCTCGATCCGGATCTCGGCCTGATCTACATCGCCGTCGGCAACGCCGGACCGGACAACGACGGCACGAAGCGCGGCGGCGACAACCTGTTCACGGTGTCGATCGTCGCGCTCGACGTCAGGACCGGCGCGTACAAGTGGCACTTCCAGGAGGTGCACCACGACATCTGGGACTACGACAACCCCACGCCGCCGGTGCTCGCTGACGTGCGCGACCAGGGCGGGCCGCGCAAGATCCTCGTTCACACCGGCAAGACCGGCATGCTGTACATCCTCGATCGCGCAACAGGCAAACCGCTCGTCGGGATCGAGGAACGCGACGTGCCGCAGGAACCGCGGATGAAGACGGCGCGCACCCAGCCGTTTCCGGTTGGCGATCCGGTCACGCCGCTCTGTCCGGAACCGGGCAGCGTGCCGGCAGGCTACGCGAGCGCCTGCATCTTCGGTGCGTACTGGGACCAGCCGGTCGTGATGGCGCCGGGCACTCTGGGAGGCGCGAATTGGGCGCCGATGTCGTTCAGCCCGCTCACCGGTCTGGTGTACGTCGCCGGATCGATCCTGCCGTCGGCGCACGGTCTGCGCCGGCAGGACTTCAACGAGCAGGCGCAGCGACTGGAGAACGTCGGTGAGGGGATCGGCTTCTTCCGGCCGGGCGGCGTGCCGCGTGCCGGCACGCTCTCCGCGATCGACCCCACCACCAACCGCATCGTCTGGCAGAAGCGCACGACGTATCCGATCAGCAACGGGAGTGGCCTGTTGAGTACCGCGACCGGCCTGCTCTTCCACGGCGAGCCCGATGGACGGATGGGCGCGTACGACATCCGCACGGGAGACGTGCTCTGGCAGTTCCAGACGGGCGCAGGCGCGGACGCGCCGGCCGTGACCTACGAGGTGGATGGCGAACAGTACGTCGCGATCGTCGCGGGAGGGAACAGCTTCATGTCGAGCCCTCGTGGCGACAGCCTGTGGGCGTTCAAGCTCGGCGGCACCGTGCCGGAAGATGCCGCGCCGCCGGCGCCTCCCGTCGTGACGCCGGAGCGCGGCCGTGGAGCGGGCGGCCGCGGATCGGCCGCCGTGCCGCCGGCGCGCGGACAGTAG
- a CDS encoding response regulator: protein MTTIDSSAENGTPARSGDAPATRAPEGAVPLRRRLFLLTAAAILPLAIMAGLALSALTRSQRQQAQRAGTEIARALATAVDGELMRSVSVLEALGTSPLLEAGELRGFHELARRVAATRSHWQSILLQDAAGHVVLSTRSELGTRAPGVSEPETLALAIATGKPQIGYLTRGPEGALAFPVSLPIVQEGIVRYVLSAVLLPSSMLDVIARQRLPNDWIISVFDERLQRVARSRQHEAFLGAGPAPTLRDLVARFDHEGSGLTSTLEGEQVYTAFSRSPVTGWTVAIGMPRSAAEAGASASLATYGTGIVLSIVIGAIVALLIARSVTRPIAQLRRAAVALGRREPFTPPSTGVQELDEVAESLASAATERAQGDRQRDDLLAREQQAREIAEAANRAKDEFLAMLGHELRNPLGAISNASRLLDDPRAARETSTRARAIIRRQVDHLARMTDDLLDAARAMTGKIMLQRQPIDLAAAAADVVSSRQFAQHVVTVLEPAWVNADATRLAQMIENLLSNAAKYTPTDGTITVTVSRDADRAVLRVTDTGAGMPSDLVDRVFEPFVQGERSLDRAHGGLGIGLTLVRRLAELHGGSATAASDGPGAGSTFTIDLPAIAASGARAPAAARGTSPLERTVLVVEDNDDAREMLEDLLRLDGHHVVVARDGETALTRLHEQRVDLALIDLGLPGMTGYDLARRIRAAAPAGRSRPVLVALTGYGLPSDRARSAEAGFDRHLVKPVSPEVLTDLLRSAG from the coding sequence ATGACGACAATTGATTCGTCCGCGGAGAACGGCACGCCAGCTCGGAGCGGCGACGCCCCCGCGACGCGCGCGCCTGAGGGCGCGGTGCCGCTGCGCCGCCGGCTGTTCCTGCTCACGGCCGCGGCAATCCTGCCGCTGGCCATCATGGCCGGGCTCGCGCTCTCGGCGCTCACGCGCTCACAGCGCCAGCAGGCCCAGCGTGCCGGCACTGAGATCGCCCGCGCCCTCGCCACCGCGGTGGACGGCGAGCTGATGCGCTCGGTATCGGTCCTCGAGGCACTCGGCACCTCTCCCCTACTCGAAGCCGGCGAGCTGCGCGGATTCCACGAGCTCGCACGGCGCGTCGCGGCAACGCGATCGCACTGGCAGAGCATCCTGCTGCAGGACGCGGCGGGACACGTGGTCCTCAGCACCCGGAGCGAGCTCGGCACCCGGGCGCCGGGCGTGTCGGAACCCGAAACGTTGGCGCTGGCAATCGCCACCGGCAAGCCACAGATCGGCTACCTGACCCGCGGGCCGGAAGGTGCGCTCGCCTTCCCTGTCAGCCTGCCGATCGTGCAGGAGGGCATCGTGCGCTACGTGCTCTCTGCGGTCCTGCTGCCATCGAGCATGCTGGACGTCATCGCGCGGCAGCGTCTGCCGAACGACTGGATCATCTCGGTGTTCGACGAACGGCTGCAGCGGGTGGCGCGGTCGCGGCAGCACGAAGCGTTTCTCGGCGCGGGTCCCGCTCCGACGCTCCGCGACCTCGTCGCCCGCTTCGATCACGAGGGATCGGGGCTCACCTCGACGCTCGAGGGCGAACAGGTCTACACCGCGTTCAGCCGTTCGCCGGTCACCGGGTGGACGGTCGCGATCGGCATGCCGCGGTCGGCGGCCGAAGCCGGCGCGTCCGCGTCGCTCGCGACGTACGGCACCGGCATCGTGCTCTCGATCGTGATCGGCGCCATCGTCGCGCTGCTGATCGCGCGGAGCGTCACGCGGCCGATCGCGCAGCTCCGGCGCGCCGCCGTCGCGCTCGGCCGGCGGGAGCCGTTCACCCCGCCGTCCACCGGCGTGCAGGAGCTGGACGAAGTCGCGGAGTCGCTGGCGAGCGCGGCGACGGAACGCGCGCAGGGCGATCGGCAGCGCGACGACCTGCTCGCGCGCGAGCAGCAGGCGCGCGAGATCGCGGAGGCCGCCAACCGCGCCAAGGACGAGTTCCTCGCGATGCTCGGCCACGAGCTCCGCAATCCGCTCGGCGCCATCTCGAACGCGAGCCGCCTGCTCGACGATCCGCGGGCGGCGCGGGAGACCTCGACTCGCGCCCGGGCGATCATCCGGCGGCAGGTCGATCATCTCGCGCGCATGACCGATGATCTGCTCGACGCGGCGCGGGCCATGACCGGCAAGATCATGTTGCAGCGCCAGCCGATCGACCTGGCCGCGGCGGCCGCCGACGTCGTCAGCTCCAGACAGTTCGCGCAGCACGTCGTCACCGTGCTGGAACCGGCGTGGGTGAATGCCGACGCGACCCGGTTGGCGCAGATGATCGAGAACCTGCTCAGCAACGCGGCGAAGTACACCCCCACTGACGGCACCATCACCGTGACGGTGAGCCGGGATGCCGACCGGGCGGTGCTCCGCGTGACCGACACGGGAGCAGGCATGCCATCGGATCTGGTCGACCGCGTCTTCGAGCCGTTCGTGCAAGGCGAGCGGAGCCTGGATCGCGCGCACGGGGGGCTCGGCATCGGTCTCACGCTCGTGCGCCGGCTCGCCGAGCTGCACGGCGGATCGGCGACGGCGGCCAGTGACGGGCCTGGCGCGGGCAGCACGTTCACCATCGACCTGCCGGCCATCGCCGCGTCTGGAGCCCGCGCGCCGGCGGCGGCACGCGGGACCTCGCCGCTCGAGCGCACCGTGCTCGTCGTCGAAGACAACGACGATGCGCGCGAGATGCTGGAGGATCTGCTGAGGCTCGACGGCCATCACGTGGTCGTCGCGCGCGACGGCGAGACGGCGCTGACGCGCCTGCACGAACAGCGGGTGGATCTCGCGTTGATCGATCTCGGGCTGCCGGGAATGACGGGCTATGACCTCGCGCGGCGCATCCGCGCCGCCGCGCCCGCAGGCCGATCGCGGCCGGTGCTCGTCGCGCTCACCGGCTATGGCCTGCCGTCCGATCGCGCCAGGTCTGCCGAGGCGGGCTTCGATCGACATCTCGTCAAGCCGGTCAGCCCCGAGGTGTTGACGGACCTGCTCAGGTCTGCAGGCTGA
- a CDS encoding TonB-dependent receptor, which translates to MFASAPGWAQTGAGMPDHVGVVLVAHGADRAWNAPVHQLAARLRATLPVEVTFLMGEEGRDAREAYARLVQAGVRRVVVVPLLVSSHSAHAEQVRFIGGLRDDYPHADHMTLHQIKGDVPVVGVASALDDDPILGAILADRAQALSKDPASETLVLVAHGPNEDREASQWLDAMQSLARQIAACVPFRHVESRLLRDDAPAPVKDKALAELRASVEAHTQQGRVVVVPLLLGAGRVANQIPDLLKGLPVAWSGQPILPDDRIAEWVLAQVRAKVGAQGDRGASIPRRHEEVVVTATRTEQPESTVPVQTAVIGRDTIEATGARSLADVLSREVGIEVVPTLAGDGVQLQGIDSRGVLVLVDGQEVLGKVGGSIDIANLLVADIDRVEVVKGAASALYGSDALGGVINILTRRASQPLTFSAEQRFESLDGRTTLVSMGTRQGRWNLSGSASRVSRDSYDLTPEEPSTTGSAYTKRAVGGKVAYERGATEVSVATRYYGDEAADVTASRGVLFDDLVEDTRWQTVVEVRTRPAARDTLAVRGHLSRYEHSYDQRNRRTSTVTPDLTRERLGEIELQYDRTIGARHLVTGGAEYERIGMTSDRIEPHDRHLDSAVGFVQDQWFVHERVNVVAGLRYDRSVAFGSAWSPKAAMLVTPVEGVRLRVSYGEGFKAPAFKDLYYLYTNRTAGYRIVGNETLRSETSRSLSAGVDVDTLADRVSLGVTVFRHRIDDLIDYEFLGFDPSVGLTTLRTSNVGRAGTSGVDTNVTLRPSRRVSGSLGYSYLDARDLEADEPLTGRARHSVKARVRVDVGERGPRLSVFGRINGTRAFADADGDGHVEDYAPRLASWDVRVSQRIAQSLELIAGAENVGNARDVRYYPTAGRRAYVGLTMSVSR; encoded by the coding sequence GTGTTCGCCTCCGCCCCCGGGTGGGCTCAGACCGGCGCCGGCATGCCGGATCACGTCGGCGTCGTGCTGGTGGCGCATGGCGCCGATCGCGCGTGGAATGCACCAGTTCACCAACTGGCGGCGCGCTTGCGCGCGACGCTTCCGGTTGAAGTGACCTTCCTGATGGGCGAAGAGGGCCGGGATGCGCGCGAGGCCTATGCCCGCCTGGTTCAGGCCGGAGTTCGTCGCGTTGTCGTCGTGCCGCTGCTGGTTTCGTCGCACAGCGCGCACGCCGAGCAGGTGCGCTTCATCGGCGGCCTGCGTGACGACTACCCGCACGCTGATCACATGACACTCCATCAGATCAAAGGCGACGTTCCCGTCGTCGGCGTGGCGTCGGCCCTCGACGATGACCCGATTCTCGGCGCGATTCTGGCGGACCGGGCGCAGGCGCTCAGCAAGGACCCGGCGAGCGAGACGCTCGTGCTCGTCGCGCACGGCCCCAACGAAGACCGCGAGGCGTCGCAGTGGCTCGACGCCATGCAGTCGCTGGCGCGCCAAATCGCCGCGTGCGTGCCGTTCCGCCACGTCGAGAGCCGCCTGCTGCGTGACGACGCGCCGGCGCCGGTCAAGGACAAGGCGCTGGCCGAATTGCGGGCCTCGGTCGAGGCGCACACGCAGCAGGGCCGTGTCGTCGTGGTGCCGCTCCTGCTGGGAGCCGGGCGCGTGGCGAACCAGATCCCCGATCTGCTGAAGGGTCTGCCCGTCGCCTGGTCCGGCCAGCCGATTCTGCCGGACGATCGGATCGCCGAGTGGGTCTTGGCACAGGTGCGCGCCAAGGTCGGAGCGCAGGGCGATCGCGGGGCGTCGATTCCGCGGCGCCACGAAGAGGTGGTCGTCACCGCCACGCGCACCGAGCAGCCCGAATCCACGGTGCCAGTGCAGACGGCCGTCATCGGACGCGACACGATCGAGGCGACCGGCGCGCGGTCGCTCGCCGACGTGCTGTCGCGTGAGGTCGGCATCGAGGTGGTGCCGACGCTCGCGGGCGACGGCGTGCAACTGCAGGGAATCGACTCGCGCGGCGTGCTGGTGCTCGTGGATGGGCAGGAAGTGCTCGGCAAGGTCGGCGGATCGATCGACATCGCCAATCTGCTCGTCGCCGACATCGATCGGGTCGAAGTGGTGAAGGGAGCGGCGTCGGCGCTGTACGGCTCCGACGCGCTCGGCGGCGTCATCAACATCCTCACGCGCCGGGCGTCGCAGCCATTGACGTTCTCGGCCGAGCAGCGGTTCGAATCGCTCGACGGCAGAACGACGCTGGTGTCGATGGGCACGCGGCAGGGCAGATGGAACCTCTCGGGATCGGCCAGCCGCGTCTCGCGCGACAGCTACGATCTCACGCCCGAAGAACCGAGCACCACGGGCAGCGCGTACACGAAACGGGCGGTGGGCGGCAAGGTCGCGTACGAGCGCGGCGCGACCGAGGTTTCCGTGGCGACGCGGTACTACGGCGACGAGGCGGCCGACGTGACCGCCAGCCGCGGCGTGCTCTTCGACGACCTGGTCGAAGACACCCGTTGGCAAACGGTGGTGGAAGTCCGGACGAGGCCAGCGGCGCGCGACACGCTCGCCGTTCGCGGCCATCTGAGCCGCTACGAGCACAGCTACGACCAGCGCAATCGGCGGACGAGCACCGTGACACCCGATCTGACGCGCGAGCGGCTGGGCGAGATCGAGCTGCAGTACGACCGGACGATCGGCGCGCGACACCTGGTCACGGGCGGCGCCGAGTACGAGCGCATCGGCATGACGTCGGATCGCATCGAGCCGCACGACCGGCACCTCGACAGCGCGGTCGGGTTCGTGCAGGACCAGTGGTTCGTGCACGAACGGGTGAACGTCGTGGCGGGACTGCGCTACGACCGGAGCGTCGCGTTCGGATCGGCGTGGAGTCCGAAAGCGGCCATGCTGGTGACGCCCGTCGAGGGCGTCCGGCTGCGCGTGTCGTACGGCGAGGGCTTCAAGGCGCCGGCGTTCAAGGATCTGTACTACCTCTACACGAATCGCACCGCCGGATACCGCATCGTCGGCAACGAAACCCTGCGATCGGAAACGTCGCGCAGCCTCAGCGCCGGCGTCGACGTCGACACCCTCGCCGACCGCGTCAGCCTCGGCGTCACCGTGTTCCGTCATCGCATCGACGACCTGATCGACTACGAGTTCCTCGGCTTCGATCCGTCTGTCGGCCTGACGACGCTGCGCACGTCCAACGTCGGCCGCGCCGGCACGAGCGGTGTCGACACGAACGTCACGCTTCGCCCCTCGCGCCGGGTGAGTGGGTCGCTGGGCTACTCGTATCTCGACGCCCGCGATCTGGAAGCCGACGAGCCGTTGACCGGACGTGCCCGGCACAGCGTCAAGGCGCGGGTGCGGGTGGACGTGGGCGAGCGCGGCCCGCGCCTCAGCGTGTTCGGCCGCATCAACGGGACGCGGGCGTTCGCCGACGCCGACGGAGACGGACACGTCGAGGACTACGCGCCGCGGCTGGCCTCGTGGGACGTGCGCGTCTCGCAGCGCATCGCGCAGTCGTTGGAGCTGATCGCCGGCGCCGAGAACGTGGGGAACGCGCGCGACGTGCGCTACTACCCGACCGCCGGCCGGCGGGCGTACGTCGGATTGACCATGTCGGTCTCGCGCTGA